Proteins encoded within one genomic window of Citrobacter amalonaticus Y19:
- a CDS encoding IclR family transcriptional regulator yields MSEKINRSVARALEIMELVAQSKEDLTISEISKFLAIPKSTTFDILYTLLEKGYLEQTSEKQKTFRLGMKLFQTGAHYLDRTPFRDVAHATLENLVESAGETAFLAILNKDELVYLDKVESPNSVRTSARIGSSNPLYCTGLGKAILATLPDDEVRAILKRTGGLRPVTPYTITDEAQFMSILAQARQQGYAVDDREHNSEVFCLAAPVYNLHGHVSAAISVASLFSKVKDDRQKIEVLGKMIAAAALELSHRIGYRGKSLYMSE; encoded by the coding sequence GTGTCTGAGAAGATTAACCGCTCTGTCGCGCGGGCACTGGAAATCATGGAGCTGGTTGCGCAGAGCAAAGAAGATCTCACCATTTCAGAGATCAGCAAATTTCTGGCCATCCCGAAAAGTACGACGTTTGATATTTTGTATACCCTTCTGGAAAAAGGATATCTGGAGCAGACCAGCGAAAAGCAAAAAACGTTCAGGCTGGGCATGAAGCTGTTCCAGACTGGCGCTCACTATCTCGACAGAACGCCTTTTCGCGATGTCGCCCACGCGACGCTGGAGAATCTGGTTGAAAGCGCAGGCGAAACGGCCTTCCTTGCGATTCTCAATAAAGATGAACTGGTGTACCTGGACAAGGTTGAAAGCCCCAATTCCGTCAGAACCTCGGCACGTATTGGTTCCAGTAATCCGCTTTACTGCACCGGCCTGGGTAAAGCCATTCTCGCCACCCTGCCCGATGATGAAGTGCGCGCGATACTAAAAAGAACCGGCGGCCTGCGTCCCGTTACCCCCTATACCATCACCGATGAAGCACAGTTTATGTCGATACTCGCCCAGGCCAGACAGCAGGGTTATGCGGTCGATGACAGGGAACATAACAGCGAAGTCTTTTGTCTCGCCGCGCCAGTGTACAACCTCCACGGACACGTTAGCGCGGCCATCAGCGTGGCCAGTTTATTTTCCAAAGTGAAAGACGATCGGCAAAAAATTGAGGTGCTGGGTAAAATGATCGCCGCCGCCGCGCTGGAACTTTCACACCGAATTGGCTATCGAGGCAAGTCACTCTATATGAGTGAATAA
- a CDS encoding bifunctional 4-hydroxy-2-oxoglutarate aldolase/2-dehydro-3-deoxy-phosphogluconate aldolase, translating to MIKHRVIHAIEQTGLIAIVRGIEPESVLPLAEALYAGGVEVIEVTCNSTRYLESITALKTEMGDKMKVGAGTVINPVMAQLVIDAGADFVLSPDFNPDVVSMVHEKQRLMIPAVMTPSEILQACRLGVDLLKLFPANSLGIDYLKEIQGPLDNLALIPVGGITLENTASFAQAGAFAVGVGSALTNKQWVKDGEWEKITHQAEAFIRAFRDNKQR from the coding sequence ATGATTAAACATCGCGTTATTCACGCTATAGAACAGACCGGACTGATTGCAATCGTGCGCGGTATCGAGCCTGAATCTGTTTTGCCTTTGGCTGAAGCGTTATATGCCGGTGGCGTTGAGGTGATAGAGGTGACGTGCAATTCCACACGTTATCTGGAAAGTATCACCGCGCTAAAAACGGAAATGGGAGACAAGATGAAGGTGGGTGCGGGTACCGTCATCAATCCCGTCATGGCACAACTGGTTATCGATGCCGGTGCTGATTTCGTGTTGTCGCCCGATTTCAATCCCGACGTCGTCTCTATGGTGCATGAGAAGCAGCGACTGATGATCCCGGCGGTGATGACGCCATCGGAAATCCTCCAGGCCTGTCGCCTGGGCGTCGATTTGTTGAAGCTTTTTCCGGCAAACAGCCTGGGCATCGATTATCTGAAAGAGATCCAGGGGCCGCTGGATAATCTCGCGCTGATCCCGGTGGGCGGCATCACGCTTGAAAATACGGCAAGCTTTGCGCAAGCAGGCGCGTTTGCTGTCGGCGTCGGGAGCGCGCTGACAAACAAACAGTGGGTAAAAGACGGCGAATGGGAAAAAATCACCCATCAGGCAGAGGCATTTATCCGGGCTTTTCGCGATAACAAGCAGCGATAA
- a CDS encoding MFS transporter, with protein sequence MNTTVKESAVVKKRGGKRWFVVFLLLIGGIINYLDRASLSIAAPDMMKELNLSNTDIGLLGSVFALIYALCQLPAGFLVDRFGPKKVYGWAVALWSGATMLTGACSSMMTLIFARGILGITEAPCWPGAAKITASWFPKKERALATGFWDAASKWGPAIAPPILVAIIVPLGWRSLFYIAGAIGLVFVVFFIFAYHQPEKHPSITKEELDYIKEGGGGTAEKLTSESEKISWGGLFKYRCIWGMILGWFCYVWMMNIFTTFLPLYLMKTQNIQLKELGIYASIPYFGGIVGAIMGGYISKWLIDKNIFTDSLKAKRATISISALLAGIAVIAVPMVDGLFATLTLLVIAMALLSALSATGWALPGDVAPSSMVASVGSIQNFGGYFAGSLSPLATGLIADITGSYTLAFVSGGIIAACAALCYWFIVKEPVKVEE encoded by the coding sequence ATGAACACGACCGTAAAAGAAAGTGCCGTAGTGAAAAAAAGAGGCGGTAAAAGATGGTTTGTTGTTTTCCTCTTATTAATCGGCGGGATTATTAACTATCTGGATCGCGCGAGTTTATCCATTGCAGCGCCCGATATGATGAAGGAATTGAATCTGTCCAATACCGATATTGGCCTTCTGGGTTCGGTATTCGCGCTGATTTACGCATTGTGCCAACTCCCTGCGGGTTTTCTGGTTGACCGCTTTGGTCCTAAGAAAGTCTATGGTTGGGCTGTCGCGTTATGGAGCGGCGCCACCATGCTGACAGGGGCATGCAGCAGTATGATGACCCTGATTTTCGCACGCGGAATTTTGGGGATTACTGAAGCACCCTGCTGGCCTGGCGCCGCCAAAATTACGGCCTCCTGGTTCCCTAAAAAAGAGCGCGCGCTGGCAACAGGCTTTTGGGATGCTGCCTCAAAATGGGGTCCGGCTATTGCGCCGCCGATTCTGGTGGCCATTATCGTGCCTTTGGGCTGGCGTTCTTTATTTTATATTGCCGGTGCGATTGGTCTGGTCTTCGTTGTCTTCTTTATTTTTGCTTACCACCAGCCAGAAAAACACCCCAGTATCACCAAAGAAGAACTGGATTATATCAAGGAAGGCGGCGGTGGCACCGCAGAAAAGCTGACCAGTGAGTCAGAGAAAATTAGCTGGGGTGGATTATTCAAATACCGTTGCATCTGGGGAATGATATTAGGCTGGTTTTGCTATGTATGGATGATGAATATCTTCACGACATTCCTGCCGCTCTATTTAATGAAAACGCAGAACATTCAGCTTAAAGAGTTAGGGATCTATGCCAGTATTCCTTATTTCGGCGGTATTGTCGGCGCCATTATGGGTGGATACATCTCCAAATGGTTAATCGATAAAAATATCTTTACCGACTCACTGAAAGCAAAACGTGCCACCATCAGTATCTCTGCGTTACTCGCGGGTATTGCGGTCATTGCCGTACCGATGGTGGATGGTTTGTTTGCCACATTAACATTGCTGGTGATTGCCATGGCGCTGCTTTCCGCACTCTCAGCGACCGGTTGGGCTTTGCCGGGCGACGTCGCTCCGTCATCCATGGTGGCGTCTGTCGGCAGTATCCAGAACTTCGGCGGCTATTTTGCCGGATCGCTCTCCCCTCTGGCCACCGGCTTGATTGCTGATATCACCGGATCTTACACCCTGGCTTTCGTCAGTGGCGGCATCATCGCGGCCTGTGCCGCACTTTGTTACTGGTTCATCGTAAAAGAGCCGGTAAAAGTAGAAGAATAA
- a CDS encoding 2-dehydro-3-deoxygalactonokinase, with amino-acid sequence MTIITIDTGTTNTRVCAWQDGTLLAEAARAAGVRDTAITGSTATLMQGVSDAIQDVKQKAGIPCDAKVIYLSAGMITSNVGLFEIPHLIAPAGLKELAEGMTSAHLPDITDEPIWFVPGIRNHKDAVSLDNVEQMDMMRGEETEAIGVLSSLDIRGPALIILPGSHSKFVKIDAQNRIEGCVTTMGGELLEVITRHTILASSLQHQFATSIDTPSLLQGASQCLQTGLSRTCFSVRVLDMFASLTLNQKANVLLGAVLQDDLQAVKNSRAFDCPSDTHIVVCGKEVLKFAFATLIDHDPWFSGKITVAPENKSLSAEGLLALAKRKNII; translated from the coding sequence ATGACCATTATTACCATCGATACCGGAACAACGAATACCCGCGTCTGCGCCTGGCAGGACGGAACATTACTCGCCGAAGCGGCGCGCGCCGCTGGCGTCCGGGACACCGCCATTACCGGCAGCACGGCCACGTTGATGCAAGGAGTCAGCGACGCCATACAGGACGTGAAGCAGAAAGCGGGCATCCCGTGCGACGCAAAGGTGATTTACCTTTCTGCCGGGATGATTACTTCCAACGTGGGCTTATTTGAGATCCCCCATCTCATCGCCCCCGCCGGATTAAAAGAACTGGCCGAAGGGATGACGTCCGCGCATCTGCCAGACATTACCGATGAACCCATTTGGTTTGTACCTGGCATACGTAATCATAAAGACGCCGTCTCACTGGATAACGTCGAGCAGATGGACATGATGCGCGGCGAAGAAACGGAAGCGATTGGCGTACTCAGTAGCCTTGATATCCGTGGGCCCGCGCTGATCATCTTACCGGGTTCGCATTCCAAATTTGTCAAAATTGATGCCCAAAACCGCATTGAAGGCTGTGTAACCACTATGGGTGGCGAGCTTCTGGAAGTCATTACCCGGCATACGATCCTGGCCAGCTCTTTACAACATCAATTCGCGACCAGCATCGACACGCCCTCGTTATTACAAGGGGCCAGCCAGTGTCTGCAAACCGGCCTTTCCCGCACCTGTTTCTCGGTTCGCGTGCTGGACATGTTTGCGTCCTTAACGCTGAACCAGAAAGCCAACGTACTGCTTGGTGCCGTATTGCAAGATGATCTTCAGGCCGTCAAAAACAGTCGGGCATTTGATTGTCCGTCGGATACACACATCGTGGTATGCGGTAAAGAGGTTCTAAAATTCGCGTTCGCCACCTTAATCGATCATGACCCGTGGTTTAGCGGAAAAATAACCGTCGCGCCGGAAAATAAATCCTTGTCCGCAGAAGGGTTACTGGCACTGGCGAAACGGAAAAACATTATTTAA
- a CDS encoding 2-dehydro-3-deoxygalactonokinase, translated as MFIIIDSGSSATRLYLMDSGDLRVIDRSVIQVGVNSTIDKGSNEFLKTEMACAITELLNRHSLSTEEIEFIIASGMITSNLGLYEIPHREAPADIEQLAKHAVRFAGNALLPLNIPVILIPGIKNKTTARWDDLSGIDLMRGEETQAAGVLLAWQPTLPCTLIELGSTTKLISINEKGEIAGSITSLSGQIYAAILKQTFVASSVENAEDAVFDETVIDAAYRSISQSGFLRTVLMTRFLQFSLPTTAAQRKLFLESAMACDDLKLLSDAQHQGFNLNGDVYLIGNASRCTLYHYIFSHYAERNARFHIISDAESIDMLAITGASAIARAIQNNPQ; from the coding sequence ATGTTTATTATTATTGACTCTGGCTCGTCAGCAACACGATTGTATCTTATGGATTCAGGCGACCTTCGTGTCATAGACAGATCTGTTATCCAGGTCGGTGTCAATTCCACCATTGACAAAGGCAGCAATGAATTTCTGAAAACGGAGATGGCTTGCGCAATAACAGAATTGCTTAACCGGCACTCACTGTCGACGGAGGAAATTGAATTTATTATTGCCTCAGGAATGATTACCTCTAATCTGGGGCTTTATGAAATACCGCACCGGGAAGCGCCAGCAGATATTGAGCAACTGGCTAAACATGCCGTACGTTTCGCCGGTAATGCCCTGCTACCACTGAATATCCCGGTGATACTGATTCCGGGGATAAAAAATAAAACGACGGCCCGCTGGGACGACCTGAGTGGTATCGACCTCATGCGCGGCGAAGAAACGCAGGCTGCGGGCGTATTGTTAGCCTGGCAACCCACTTTGCCCTGTACGCTGATTGAGCTGGGCTCAACCACCAAACTCATCTCCATCAACGAAAAAGGAGAAATTGCTGGCAGCATTACCTCACTCAGCGGTCAAATTTATGCCGCTATTCTGAAACAGACATTCGTTGCGTCCAGCGTAGAAAATGCCGAAGACGCTGTTTTCGATGAAACGGTCATTGATGCGGCGTACCGTTCCATTTCGCAAAGCGGTTTTCTGCGTACCGTATTAATGACGCGCTTCTTACAATTTTCCTTACCGACCACGGCGGCGCAGAGAAAATTATTTCTTGAAAGTGCGATGGCCTGCGACGATTTAAAACTGCTGTCAGATGCCCAACACCAGGGATTTAATCTGAACGGTGACGTCTATCTTATTGGGAATGCGTCACGCTGCACCTTATACCACTATATCTTTTCACATTATGCAGAACGAAATGCGCGCTTCCACATTATTTCCGATGCGGAAAGTATCGACATGCTGGCAATAACCGGAGCGAGCGCCATCGCCCGCGCGATACAAAATAACCCGCAGTAA
- a CDS encoding iron-containing alcohol dehydrogenase — MMSAFDFSNPVKFYFGAGKFNQLGEIASKHGRNVLLVVSDSTKHTGQLERAQQALSDAGIACAIYDRFMQNPLSTLVEEGAALARDERCDLVIGIGGGSAMDMAKGIAFCACNEGSIWDYVFGKKQAQHALPVILIPTTAGTGSEANRTAVFTNPQTHDKKGLVNPLIYPVAAIIDPELMLTLPKRVIAGPGADVLFHALESYISRNANPFSEMLSLQAIRLLAKNLPRVYEDVSCLDAWEKVTLASTLAGMAIDCAGTTLPHALQHPMGGLLDVVHAEGIAAVYPVFLEYTWSASPEKFAAIAQAMGVNTQGMTTEQAAQSSVAAVTDFLKGIDMLPTLTELGVKEAHFDWIINNVLTTMNVVLNNNPRVPDANMLRDLLTRSL, encoded by the coding sequence ATGATGAGCGCATTCGATTTCAGCAATCCGGTAAAGTTTTATTTTGGCGCGGGGAAGTTCAATCAGTTAGGTGAGATAGCCTCGAAGCACGGGCGTAACGTGTTGCTGGTGGTGTCTGACAGCACCAAACACACAGGTCAACTCGAACGTGCGCAGCAGGCGCTTTCTGACGCCGGTATTGCCTGTGCCATTTACGATCGCTTTATGCAGAATCCGCTTTCGACACTGGTTGAAGAAGGCGCGGCGCTGGCCCGAGACGAACGCTGCGATCTGGTCATCGGCATCGGTGGCGGTAGCGCAATGGACATGGCCAAAGGCATCGCCTTCTGCGCCTGTAATGAAGGCAGTATCTGGGATTATGTGTTTGGCAAAAAACAGGCGCAGCACGCGTTGCCGGTGATATTAATCCCCACTACTGCCGGTACCGGCAGTGAAGCGAACCGTACCGCTGTATTCACCAATCCGCAAACGCATGACAAAAAGGGACTGGTCAATCCACTTATTTACCCTGTTGCCGCCATCATCGATCCCGAACTGATGCTCACCCTGCCTAAACGCGTTATCGCCGGACCGGGCGCAGACGTACTCTTCCATGCTCTGGAATCCTATATCTCGCGCAACGCAAATCCATTCAGCGAGATGCTTTCCTTACAGGCCATTCGTCTGCTGGCAAAAAACCTGCCACGGGTTTACGAGGACGTAAGCTGTCTTGATGCCTGGGAAAAGGTGACACTGGCCAGCACACTCGCGGGAATGGCGATCGACTGTGCGGGAACAACATTACCGCATGCACTGCAACATCCGATGGGCGGGTTGCTGGATGTGGTGCACGCAGAAGGGATTGCCGCGGTCTACCCTGTCTTTCTTGAATACACCTGGTCCGCCTCTCCAGAGAAGTTTGCCGCCATCGCGCAGGCCATGGGCGTTAATACGCAGGGAATGACCACCGAACAGGCGGCACAAAGCAGTGTCGCCGCCGTCACCGACTTCCTCAAAGGCATCGATATGCTCCCGACGCTAACTGAACTTGGCGTAAAGGAAGCGCATTTCGACTGGATCATTAATAACGTGCTGACCACGATGAACGTGGTTTTAAACAATAACCCACGCGTGCCTGATGCGAACATGCTTCGCGACCTTTTAACCCGCAGCCTTTAA
- a CDS encoding AI-2E family transporter, with protein MRFNGLNKGFFLFLLAMVTWAFFDVLSPYFSAILWAAILTVIFYPVKNKLRSALGERNGVASLLTLGIICLIVFIPLMLILSSLAVELNVVYNKLQHSDAQFPEVVASLFAHMPEWARSFLADHNLDSAVNIQQKLSDVALKGGQYLAGSAFLIGKGTFGFAISFGIMLYLLFFLLKDGPHLVRQILDSLPLSNFVKQHLFAKFAAVSRATVKGTVVVAIVQGTLGGIAFYIVGIDGSILWGALMAFLSLIPAVGSAIIWVPAAIYLFSTQQLWQGFFIVGFFVVVVGLVDNILRPILVGKDTKMPDYLILITTVGGMEIYGINGFVIGPLVAALFIACWNILSGREHEGNAEELDKDFIEDGINEDKTPE; from the coding sequence ATGCGTTTTAATGGACTGAATAAAGGTTTTTTCCTTTTTCTTCTCGCCATGGTGACATGGGCTTTCTTCGACGTGCTGTCGCCGTACTTTTCCGCCATCCTGTGGGCCGCGATTCTGACGGTTATCTTCTACCCGGTGAAAAATAAACTCCGGTCGGCATTGGGGGAGCGTAACGGAGTCGCGTCTCTGTTGACGCTGGGTATCATCTGCCTGATCGTGTTCATCCCGTTAATGCTGATCCTCTCCTCGCTCGCCGTTGAACTGAATGTGGTTTACAACAAGTTGCAGCATAGCGACGCTCAGTTCCCGGAAGTGGTGGCAAGCTTGTTTGCGCACATGCCGGAGTGGGCGCGTTCGTTTCTTGCCGATCACAACCTCGACAGCGCCGTCAACATTCAGCAGAAACTGTCTGATGTGGCGTTAAAGGGCGGGCAATATCTGGCCGGGAGCGCCTTCCTGATTGGTAAAGGTACCTTTGGTTTCGCAATCAGTTTCGGCATCATGCTCTACTTGCTTTTTTTCCTGCTCAAAGATGGACCGCATCTGGTTCGGCAAATCCTCGATTCGCTGCCGTTGTCGAATTTTGTTAAGCAGCATCTGTTTGCGAAGTTTGCTGCGGTTTCCCGGGCGACGGTGAAAGGCACTGTTGTGGTGGCGATCGTGCAGGGGACGTTAGGCGGGATTGCGTTTTACATTGTCGGTATTGATGGCAGCATCCTGTGGGGGGCATTGATGGCGTTCCTGTCGCTGATCCCCGCTGTGGGTTCCGCGATTATCTGGGTGCCCGCGGCCATCTATCTCTTTTCAACGCAGCAACTGTGGCAGGGCTTTTTCATCGTTGGCTTTTTCGTGGTGGTGGTGGGACTGGTGGATAACATTCTGCGCCCCATTCTGGTCGGCAAAGATACCAAAATGCCAGACTACCTGATTCTGATCACCACGGTGGGCGGAATGGAGATTTATGGCATCAATGGTTTCGTCATTGGTCCGCTCGTTGCCGCGCTGTTTATTGCCTGCTGGAACATTCTGTCCGGTCGGGAACACGAGGGAAATGCCGAAGAACTCGATAAAGATTTTATTGAGGATGGCATCAACGAGGACAAGACACCGGAGTGA